The Ciona intestinalis unplaced genomic scaffold, KH HT000068.2, whole genome shotgun sequence genome contains a region encoding:
- the LOC101242203 gene encoding sushi, von Willebrand factor type A, EGF and pentraxin domain-containing protein 1 isoform X18, translating to MWNPLAVVIVVCLLLLEVSAYPHCGVSHLSRRPCGRPAIDRFNCLQRGCCYDRNAVHINIRCYYKASTLSFGNQVIGPSTTPTSTPVTTQTTSAAPSASQLIMQSLALITSNGADYTTALALLAREILGTNVYSTIEFAQKYGDDYLLLQIISAAEGKSPPNQAKLLHHGGENGYPGSQVLSQCSPQNRNNTCGNPFYTTRSSCLRWNCCWDFASRSCYHSTNNIIYMRRRCPPGFTNPPKCIEINECLSNPCMNNGVCVDKINGYKCICPISPAGPNCEIYCATPQSPRNGAVTPVKQFYNANDIVRYSCNVGYDLFGRSENVCTRSGQWSTSTPHCLEACGKPTDIANGRYSPVLTPPYYKINQVVTYACDANYVLQGSPVIICQINGQFTQTRASCIPVVVKCSNPPALLNGQFISAIEYAVNAQVRYTCNTGYRLDNSDVITCQTSGQFTSLTAVCTKVCTTPPTLANGDFTVKNNANQYDINTVLTYTCNSGYRLDNSPTITCQASGQFTALTAVCTRVIKCTNPPALMNGLYSPQQNSYSVNDVITYTCNNGYKINNSPTITCQASGQFTALAATCTKVCSTPPTLANGDFTVKNNANQYDINTVLTYTCNSGYRLDNSPTATCQASGKFTALTAVCTKVCSTPPTLANGDFTVKNNANQYDINTVLTYTCNSGYRLDNSATVTCQASGQFTALTAVCTTVCLIPPPLPNGAYSPTRNPVIFNVNEIITYTCNANFKLKGSNTVRCETNGQYTTLAATCASDDKCGGPPLLTNGEYSPVKTPLEYNINENVVYTCNSGYRLDNSDTITCQAANQWSTLSAVCTKVCLTPPTLTHGSYTPVNNPLKYDINTVLTYTCGSGFLLENSDKITCTSTGQWSALAATCTRVCTAPPALANGDYSPKNNPVVYRIGDTVTYTCGSGYTLSSSATSTCQSTGQWVAPTATCVKVCLTPPSLTNGAYMPVTAEYAVHAVVTYTCNNGYKLENVNSISCPASGTWPALPTTCTRICSTPPTLANGDFTVKNNANQYDINTVLTYTCNGGYRLDNSPTITCQASGKFTALAATCTKVCSTPPTLANGDFTVKNNANQYDINTVLTYTCNSGYRLEKSPSITCQASGKFTSLGAVCTKVCTTPPTLANGDFTVKNNANQYDINTVLTYTCNSGYRLDNSPTATCQASGQFTKLTAVCTKVCSTPPTLTNGDFTVKNKANQYDINTVLTYTCNGGYRLDKSPTITCQASGKFTSLGAVCTRVCSTPPTLANGDFTVKNNANQYDINTVLTYVCNSGYRLDNSATITCQASGKFTALAATCTKVCTTPPTLANGDFTVKNNANQYDINTVLTYTCNSGYRLDNSATVTCQASGQFTALAATCTKVCTTPPTLANGDFTVKNNANQYDINTVLTYTCNSGYRLDNSATVTCQASGQFTSLAATCTKVCSTPPTLANGDFTVKNNANQYDINTVLTYTCNSGYRLDNSATVTCQASGQFSSLAATCTKVCSTPPTLANGDFTVKNNANQYDINTILTYTCNSGYRLDNSATVTCQASGQFTSLAATCTKVCLAPPVLSNGEFTPINNPAYYNINSQVTYTCNSGYRLDNSPTITCQASGQFTALAATCTKVCLAPPTLTNGQFSPVNTPAQYDINAVLTYTCNAGYKLENSPTITCQSTGQFTALSATCTRVCTTPPTLANGDFTVKANQYDINTVLTYTCNSGYRLDNSATATCQASGQFTTLTAVCTKVCSTPPALTNGDFTVKNNANQYDINTVLTYTCNSGYRLDNSATVTCQASGQFTTLTAVCTKVCSTPPTLANGDFTVKNNANQYDINTVLTYTCNSGYRLDNSATVTCQASGQFTSLAAVCTKVCSTPPTLANGDFTVKNNANQYDINTVLTYTCNSGYRLDNSATITCQASGQFTSLAATCTRVCSTPPTLANGDFTVKANQYDINTVLTYTCNSGYRLDNSATVTCQASGQFTSLAATCTKVCSTPPTLANGDFTVKNNANQYDINTVLTYTCNSGYRLDNSATVTCQASGQFTSLAATCTKVCTTPPTLANGDFTVKNNANQYDINTVLTYTCNSGYRLDNSATVTCQASGQFTSLAATCTRVCLTPPTLANGDFTVKNNANQYDINTVLTYTCNSGYRLDNSATVTCQASGQFTALTAVCTRVCSTPPTLANGDFTVKNNANQYDINTVLTYTCNSGYRLDNSATITCQASGQFTAFTAVCTKVCTTPPTLANGDFTVKNNANQYDINTVLTYTCNSGYRLDNSATVTCQASGQFTSLAAVCTLICGEPPIPANGVYAVVKTPPIFNIGDQISYSCNNGFILQGTRVNTCFEHWFV from the exons ATGTGGAATCCATTGGcggttgttattgttgtgtgTTTATTACTATTAGAAGTTTCAGCTTACCCGCATTGTGGTGTCTCTCACTTATCACGAAGACCATGCGGTCGTCCAGCCATTGACCGGTTTAATTGCTTACAACG CGGTTGTTGCTACGACAGAAATGCGGTTCATATCAATATTCGGTGTTATTATAAAG CTTCAACGCTCTCTTTCGGCAACCAAGTGATCGGGCCTTCAACAACACCAACATCAACACCGGTTACAACCCAAACCACATCGGCGGCTCCATCCGCAAGCCAACTAATCATGCAATCCCTCGCCTTGATTACTTCTAACGGCGCTGATTACACGACGGCGCTCGCGTTACTGGCGAGAG AGATTCTTGGAACGAATGTTTACAGTACGATAGAGTTTGCTCAAAAGTATGGAGACGATTATCTACTCTTGCAAATAATCA GTGCAGCAGAAGGAAAATCTCCCCCCAACCAAGCCA AGTTATTGCACCACGGCGGCGAAAATGGATATCCAGGAAGTCAAGTTCTTTCCCAATGCAGTCCACAGAACCGGAATAATACTTGCGGTAATCCTTTCTACACAACCAG atcGAGTTGCCTGCGATGGAACTGTTGTTGGGACTTCGCTTCAAGAAGTTGCTACCATTCCACGAATAACA TTATTTACATGAGACGTCGATGTCCACCTGGTTTTACAAACCCACCAAAATGCATTG aaataaatgaatgtttgTCAAACCCATGTATGAACAACGGTGTGTGTGTGGACAAGATTAATGGATATAAATGTATCTGCCCAATCTCCCCTGCTGGTCCAAATTGTGAAATAt ATTGCGCTACACCCCAAAGTCCCAGAAATGGAGCTGTGACCCCAGTTAAGCAGTTTTACAACGCAAACGATATTGTAAGATATTCGTGTAATGTTGGATACGATTTATTTGGAAGATCAGAAAATGTTTGCACAAGAAGTGGGCAGTGGTCGACTTCAACACCCCACTGCTTGGAAG CTTGTGGCAAACCAACCGATATCGCAAATGGTCGATACTCTCCTGTATTAACCCCACCATACTACAAGATCAACCAAGTTGTAACATATGCTTGTGATGCAAACTATGTACTGCAAGGATCTCCTGTTATTATATGCCAGATAAATGGACAATTCACGCAAACACGAGCTTCTTGCATACCag ttgttGTAAAATGTAGCAACCCACCAGCATTGTTAAATGGACAGTTTATTTCTGCAATTGAATACGCTGTCAATGCACAAGTGAGGTATACTTGTAATACTGGTTATAGACTTGATAACAGCGATGTTATTACGTGTCAAACTAGTGGACAGTTCACTTCACTCACTGCTGTCTGTACTAAAg tttgtaCAACACCACCTACACTGGCCAATGGGGATTTTACTGTGAAGAATAATGCAAACCAATATGATATCAACACTGTATTAACATATACATGCAACAGTGGTTATCGACTGGATAACAGCCCAACAATTACATGTCAAGCTAGTGGACAATTTACTGCTTTAACTGCCGTTTGTACTAGAG TTATAAAATGCACCAACCCTCCTGCACTGATGAATGGACTATACAGCCCACAACAGAATTCATACAGTGTGAATGATGTTATCACGTACACTTGTAATAATGGGTACAAGATTAACAATAGTCCAACCATAACATGCCAAGCTAGTGGACAATTTACTGCACTTGCTGCCACTTGTACTAAAG tTTGTTCAACACCCCCTACACTGGCCAATGGAGATTTTACTGTGAAGAATAATGCAAACCAATATGATATCAACACTGTATTAACATATACATGCAACAGTGGTTATCGACTGGATAACAGTCCAACAGCAACATGTCAAGCTAGTGGAAAATTTACTGCTTTAACTGCTGTTTGTACAAAAG tttgttcAACACCACCTACACTGGCCAATGGAGATTTTACTGTGAAGAATAATGCAAACCAATATGATATCAACACTGTATTAACATATACATGCAACAGTGGTTATCGATTGGATAACAGTGCAACAGTAACATGTCAAGCTAGTGGACAATTTACTGCTTTAACTGCTGTTTGTACAACAG TTTGTTTGATCCCACCCCCATTACCCAATGGAGCATATTCACCAACCAGAAACCCTGTAATTTTTAATGTGAATGAAATCATTACATATACTTGTAATGCTAATTTCAAATTGAAAGGAAGCAACACAGTAAGATGTGAAACAAACGGTCAATACACGACACTTGCTGCTACTTGTGCTTCAG ATGATAAATGTGGAGGTCCACCTTTACTCACTAATGGTGAATACAGTCCTGTGAAGACCCCACTTGAATACAACATTAATGAGAATGTAGTTTATACATGCAACAGTGGTTATCGCTTGGATAACTCAGACACCATAACATGCCAAGCTGCAAATCAATGGTCAACATTATCCGCAGTTTGCACAAAAG TTTGTCTCACCCCTCCCACGCTGACACATGGTTCATACACCCCTGTAAACAATCCACTTAAGTATGATATCAACACGGTACTAACATATACTTGTGGAAGTGGATTTCTTCTTGAAAACAGCGACAAAATAACTTGTACATCCACTGGACAATGGTCCGCACTAGCTGCAACATGCACAAGGG TTTGCACAGCACCTCCGGCGCTTGCTAATGGAGACTATTCTCCAAAAAACAACCCAGTTGTTTATCGCATTGGTGATACTGTAACTTACACTTGTGGTAGTGGATACACTCTCAGCAGCAGTGCTACAagcacctgtcaatcaactgGCCAATGGGTGGCTCCTACAGCTACTTGTGTTAAAG TTTGTTTGACGCCACCTTCATTAACAAATGGAGCATACATGCCCGTCACTGCAGAGTATGCCGTACATGCTGTAGTCACCTACACTTGCAACAATGGATATAAATTAGAGAACGTTAATTCTATATCCTGCCCTGCTAGTGGAACTTGGCCAGCATTGCCAACTACATGCACTAGAA TTTGTTCAACACCACCTACACTGGCCAATGGAGATTTTACTGTGAAGAATAATGCAAACCAATATGATATCAACACTGTATTAACATATACATGCAACGGTGGTTATCGACTAGATAACAGTCCAACAATTACATGTCAAGCTAGTGGAAAATTTACTGCACTTGCGGCTACTTGTACTAAAG TCTGTTCAACACCACCTACACTGGCCAATGGAGATTTTACTGTGAAGAATAATGCAAACCAATATGATATCAACACTGTATTAACATATACATGCAACAGTGGTTATCGACTGGAAAAGAGTCCATCAATAACATGTCAAGCTAGTGGAAAATTTACTTCACTTGGAGCAGTTTGCACTAAAG tttGTACAACCCCACCTACACTGGCCAATGGAGATTTTACTGTGAAGAATAATGCAAACCAATATGATATCAACACTGTATTAACATATACatgcaacagtggttataGACTGGATAACAGTCCAACAGCAACATGTCAAGCTAGTGgacaatttacaaaattaactgCTGTATGTACTAAAG TCTGTTCAACACCACCTACACTTACCAATGGAGATTTTACTGTGAAGAATAAAGCAAACCAATATGATATCAACACTGTATTAACATATACATGCAACGGTGGTTATCGACTAGATAAGAGTCCAACAATAACATGTCAAGCTAGTGGAAAATTTACTTCACTTGGAGCAGTTTGTACACGTG TTTGTTCAACACCACCTACACTGGCCAATGGAGATTTTACTGTGAAGAACAATGCAAACCAATATGATATCAACACTGTATTAACATATGTATGCAACAGTGGTTATCGACTGGATAACAGTGCAACAATAACATGTCAAGCTAGTGGAAAATTTACTGCACTTGCAGCTACTTGTACAAAAG TTTGTACAACACCACCTACACTGGCCAATGGAGATTTTACTGTGAAGAATAATGCAAACCAATATGATATCAACACTGTATTAACATATACATGCAACAGTGGTTATCGATTGGATAACAGTGCAACAGTAACATGTCAAGCTAGTGGACAATTTACTGCATTAGCAGCTACTTGTACAAAAG TTTGTACAACACCACCTACACTGGCCAATGGAGATTTTACTGTGAAGAATAATGCAAACCAATATGATATCAACACTGTATTAACATATACATGCAACAGTGGTTATCGACTGGATAACAGTGCAACAGTAACATGTCAAGCTAGTGGACAATTTACTTCACTTGCAGCTACTTGTACTAAAG TTTGTTCAACACCACCTACACTGGCCAATGGAGATTTTACTGTGAAGAATAATGCAAACCAATATGATATCAACACTGTATTAACATATACATGCAACAGTGGTTATCGACTGGATAACAGTGCAACAGTAACATGTCAAGCTAGTGGACAATTTTCTTCACTTGCAGCTACTTGTACtaaag TTTGTTCAACACCACCTACACTGGCCAATGGAGATTTTACTGTGAAGAATAATGCAAATCAATATGATATCAACACTATATTAACATATACATGCAACAGTGGTTATCGACTGGATAACAGTGCAACAGTAACATGTCAAGCTAGTGGTCAATTTACTTCACTTGCAGCTACTTGTACGAAAG TTTGTCTTGCACCTCCTGTCCTGAGTAATGGAGAGTTTACTCCGATTAACAATCCTGCATATTATAACATTAACTCgcaagttacatatacatgCAACAGTGGTTATCGACTAGATAACAGTCCAACAATAACATGTCAAGCTAGTGGACAATTTACTGCTCTTGCTGCAACTTGTACTAAAG TATGCTTGGCACCACCCACTTTGACAAATGGACAGTTCAGTCCTGTGAATACACCAGCTCAATATGATATCAATGCTGTGCTAACCTACACATGCAACGCCGGGTATAAACTGGAAAACTCACCCACCATAACATGCCAAAGCACTGGGCAGTTCACTGCACTATCAGCTACTTGTACAAGAG TATGTACAACACCACCTACACTGGCCAATGGAGATTTTACTGTGAAGGCAAACCAATATGATATTAACACTGTATTGACATATACATGCAACAGTGGTTATCGACTGGATAACAGTGCAACAGCAACATGTCAAGCTAGTGGACAATTTACAACATTAACTGCTGTTTGCACAAAAG TCTGTTCAACACCACCTGCACTGACCAATGGAGATTTTACTGTGAAGAATAATGCAAACCAATATGATATTAACACTGTATTAACATATACATGCAACAGTGGTTATCGACTGGATAACAGTGCAACAGTAACATGTCAAGCTAGTGGGCAATTTACTACATTAACTGCTGTTTGTACCAAag TTTGTTCAACACCACCTACACTGGCCAATGGAGATTTTACTGTGAAGAATAATGCAAACCAATATGATATCAACACTGTATTAACATATACATGCAACAGTGGTTATCGACTGGATAACAGTGCAACAGTAACATGCCAAGCTAGTGGACAATTTACTTCGCTTGCAGCTGTTTGTACTAAAG TTTGTTCAACACCACCTACACTGGCCAATGGAGATTTTACTGTGAAGAATAATGCAAACCAATATGATATCAACACTGTATTAACATATACATGCAACAGTGGTTATCGACTGGATAACAGTGCCACAATTACATGTCAAGCTAGTGGACAATTTACTTCGTTGGCAGCTACTTGTACCAGAG TATGTTCAACACCACCCACACTGGCCAATGGAGATTTTACTGTGAAGGCAAACCAATATGATATTAACACTGTATTAACATATACATGCAACAGTGGTTATCGACTGGATAACAGTGCAACAGTAACATGTCAAGCTAGTGGACAATTTACTTCACTTGCAGCTACTTGTACTAAAG TTTGTTCAACACCACCTACACTGGCCAATGGAGATTTTACTGTGAAGAATAATGCAAACCAATATGATATCAACACTGTATTAACATATACATGCAACAGTGGTTATCGACTGGATAACAGTGCAACAGTAACATGTCAAGCTAGTGGACAATTTACCTCGCTTGCAGCTACTTGTACTAAAG tttgtacAACACCACCTACACTGGCCAATGGAGATTTTACTGTAAAGAATAATGCAAACCAATATGATATCAACACTGTATTAACATATACATGCAACAGTGGTTATCGACTGGATAACAGTGCAACAGTAACATGTCAAGCTAGTGGACAATTTACTTCACTTGCAGCTACTTGTACCAGAG TTTGTTTAACACCACCTACACTGGCCAATGGAGATTTTACTGTGAAGAATAATGCAAACCAATATGATATCAACACTGTATTAACATATACATGCAACAGTGGTTATCGACTGGATAACAGTGCAACAGTAACATGTCAAGCTAGTGGGCAATTTACTGCTTTAACTGCTGTTTGTACAAgag TTTGTTCAACACCACCTACACTGGCCAATGGAGATTTTACTGTGAAGAATAATGCAAACCAATATGATATCAACACTGTATTAACATATACATGCAACAGTGGTTATCGACTGGATAACAGTGCAACAATAACATGTCAAGCTAGTGGACAATTTACTGCTTTTACTGCTGTCTGCACTAAAG TTTGTACAACACCACCTACACTGGCCAATGGGGATTTTACTGTGAAGAATAATGCAAACCAATATGATATCAACACTGTATTAACATATACATGCAACAGTGGTTATCGACTGGATAACAGTGCAACAGTAACATGTCAAGCTAGTGGACAATTTACTTCACTTGCAGCTGTTTGTACATTAA tttgtgGTGAACCACCTATACCAGCCAATGGAGTTTACGCTGTTGTTAAAACTCCCCCAATATTCAACATTGGAGACCAGATATCTTACTCATGTAACAACGGATTCATCTTGCAAGGCACAAGAGTAAATACATGCTTTGAACACTGGTTTGTTTGA